From one Dysidea avara chromosome 9, odDysAvar1.4, whole genome shotgun sequence genomic stretch:
- the LOC136266469 gene encoding zinc finger and SCAN domain-containing protein 29-like, with protein sequence MATRGGLSWTNSEVKALIAIWSDDKIQDQLDGARRNKTVFEKVACKMAELGYERDWEQCRQKIKNLKTDYKKIKDNNRQTGKGRKEWKHFDLLDKIMRKRAAIQPPTIFESMQGSSGSSTDDVSIGQQNGDMTPGDEVERSLFDDDLTQVDYPTQLEDGLTQVDDDQTQVSDDDLTQADSLLTQDAANPTQVDDSPHGSNDLRKPDESLDTQSDSTQPKSKITVTTKKSKLSKKGAAMEKVVGGIVDKFMAQQQEAETRFFSFEEKMRKEERQHEERMMRMMMGMVQSSSMPVAPSPHTYYYNSPHVHYQQQTEGMPPDERPEFDY encoded by the coding sequence ATGGCTACTCGAGGTGGTTTATCGTGGACCAACAGTGAAGTAAAAGCATTAATTGCAATATGGAGTGATGATAAGATTCAAGACCAACTTGATGGAGCCAGAAGAAACAAAACTGTCTTTGAGAAGGTAGCTTGTAAAATGGCAGAATTAGGCTATGAAAGAGACTGGGAGCAATGTAGACAAAAGATTAAGAATCTGAAAACTGACTATAAAAAGATAAAAGACAACAACAGACAAACAGGAAAGGGTAGGAAAGAGTGGAAGCATTTTGATTTGCTTGACAAAATCATGCGTAAACGTGCTGCTATACAGCCACCAACTATATTTGAAAGCATGCAAGGGAGTAGTGGTAGCAGCACCGATGATGTCAGTATTGGCCAACAGAATGGTGATATGACACCAGGTGATGAAGTAGAGCGTTCGCTGTTTGATGACGATTTGACACAAGTTGATTATCCCACGCAACTAGAAGATGGTCTCACACAGGTTGATGATGACCAGACGCAAGTTAGTGATGATGATTTGACACAAGCTGATAGCCTTCTGACGCAAGATGCTGCTAACCCCACACAGGTTGATGATTCACCACACGGCAGTAATGATTTACGAAAGCCAGATGAAAGTTTAGATACACAATCTGACTCTACGCAACCCAAAAGCAAAATAACTGTTACAACTAAAAAATCTAAATTAAGCAAAAAGGGTGCTGCTATGGAAAAAGTGGTTGGAGGGATTGTTGACAAGTTTATGGCGCAGCAACAAGAAGCTGAAACTCGTTTTTTTAGCTTTGAAGAAAAAATGCGAAAGGAAGAGAGACAGCATGAAGAGAGAATGATGAGAATGATGATGGGCATGGTGCAGTCATCCTCTATGCCAGTTGCACCTTCGCCACACACGTATTATTACAATTCACCACATGTGCACTATCAACAACAAACAGAAGGGATGCCTCCCGATGAGAGACCCGAATTTGATTATTAG